The Sphaeramia orbicularis chromosome 16, fSphaOr1.1, whole genome shotgun sequence genome window below encodes:
- the LOC115434870 gene encoding angiogenin-like, with protein sequence MAVLGTVFPVVLCLLMTHHTFAKNDAPCQVSKWNNGFNTFKSRHIRAGTPSTTDQNEWEKYIRTHGGCDRPTQSFLHPSDLDKVKAVCSNRGGKIYKENLCISDQPFSFVTVRSEPGTCGIRSIRQETKHLILACEVLDNQCLPVHFEGNPGDDKPSNNARGCQDPRRSDASSLKTTLLWLLCVPLVFIIYWH encoded by the coding sequence ATGGCTGTTCTCGGGACTGTTTTCCCTGTGGTCCTGTGTCTCCTGATGACTCACCACACATTCGCCAAGAATGACGCTCCATGCCAAGTTTCCAAGTGGAACAACGGCTTCAACACGTTCAAGTCCCGCCACATCCGCGCAGGAACCCCGTCCACTACCGATCAGAATGAATGGGAGAAGTACATCAGGACCCACGGGGGCTGTGACAGACCCACGCAGTCCTTCCTCCATCCGAGCGACCTGGACAAGGTGAAGGCCGTGTGTTCTAACAGAGGAGGGAAGATCTACAAGGAGAACCTGTGCATCAGTGACCAGCCTTTCTCCTTCGTCACCGTGAGGAGCGAACCCGGGACCTGTGGGATCAGAAGCATCCGACAGGAAACCAAACACCTGATCCTGGCCTGTGAGGTCCTGGACAACCAGTGCCTCCCGGTCCACTTTGAGGGAAACCCAGGAGATGACAAACCTAGTAACAATGCCAGAGGATGCCAGGATCCACGGAGGAGTGACGCTTCAAGCCTCAAGACCACGCTTCTCTGGTTGTTGTGTGTCCCtctggtttttattatttattggcaCTGA
- the crabp2a gene encoding cellular retinoic acid-binding protein 2a, with translation MERKIPDFAGTWVMKSSENFEELLKVLGVNIMLRKIAVTAASKPLVEITQDGETLSIKTSTSVRTTHITFTVGQEFNESTVDGRPCTSFPRWETDSKICCEQTLQKGEGPKTSWTREITNDGKLILTMRADDVICTRVYERQ, from the exons ATGGAACGCAAAATCCCTGACTTCGCCGGTACTTGGGTGATGAAGAGTTCTGAAAACTTTGAGGAACTCCTGAAAGTGTTGG GTGTAAACATAATGCTGCGTAAGATTGCAGTGACGGCTGCCTCCAAGCCACTGGTGGAAatcacacaggatggagagacaCTGTCCATTAAAACCTCCACCTCAGTCAGGACCACCCACATCACCTTCACTGTGGGGCAGGAGTTCAATGAGTCCACAGTAGACGGGCGTCCCTGCACG AGTTTTCCACGTTGGGAGACGGACAGTAAAATCTGCTGTGAGCAAACTCTGCAGAAAGGGGAGGGGCCTAAGACATCCTGGACCCGTGAGATAACCAATGATGGAAAACTGATCCTG ACCATGAGGGCGGATGATGTGATATGCACCAGAGTCTACGAGCGACAATGA